Proteins found in one Paralichthys olivaceus isolate ysfri-2021 chromosome 19, ASM2471397v2, whole genome shotgun sequence genomic segment:
- the LOC109632376 gene encoding mitogen-activated protein kinase-binding protein 1 isoform X1: MPGDGFTIKSRIRNLLRSPSTKQKKNKRENLSSKVTLEKVLGITASGNSGLACDPQSGLVAYPAGCVVVLLNPKKNRQHHIINTSRKTITALSFSPDGKYLVTGESGHLPAVRLWDVAGRRQVAELQEHKYGVSCVAFSPNSKYIVSVGNQHDMMVNVWAWKKDVVVAANKVSSKVTGVSFSEDSSYFVTVGNRHVKFWYLDHCKASKTSAPVPLLGRSALLGELQNNFFCDVACGRGSKCDSTFCITSSGLLCEFNGKRMLDKWVDLRTSVAQSLSLSEDMIFCGCADGTVRAFSPANLHFVCTLPRPHPLRTDVSAITEASHLFSTKADDRYPAAIAVTYDPLGHWLSCVYNDHSLYVWDVRDVSRVGKVHSALFHAACVWDLEVFPDVPGEMSAGLSSGAFLSCSADNTIRLWRIDDCSQTVHFQNILSRDLLNIIYMDGNTAALLDADCMSNADKSGDGQMAESRTGIRTICVSPDGKHLASGDRNGMLRVHDLSCMEEILKVEAHDAEIICLEYSSPETGLKLLATASRDRLIHVLDAEDDYSLVQTLDEHSSSITAVRFAANENKVRMISCGADKSIYVRTAHKTDRGTEFRRSHHMVRKATLYDMGVDPTCKYAAVGCQDRCIRIFNISSGKQKKLYKGSLSEDGSLLRVQIDPSGQYVATSCSNKNISICDFYTGECVATMFGHSEIVTGMKFTNDCKHLISVSGDSCIFVWRLAPELTISMRERLCQLRQNPKTLSTGTPSLRREVYSAPTLGTMSSDSDQEHEGEDGAENAADPNDPEDNATTASSDSSNGEEDAGGSDEGQEWEMKKHEVINQAAPDPAKRPRRRWSHRMGTLELMVKSMLDLRQLESFSHKKSPHETERQSTSSLQEPMVCMHQLEERSKRHQAWPHADWLSSQTSKGIKGNDGAVLYPEDIKDSTSLQGSDYIVKEQHCRMQGRGIRSESQDSRSPDSACSLGFDSRESSLDGVLDDFADVESLSQDSSDEEDHEEREEVKQKAEVTSMDEALRTVTDTVDHNREDFLRQNFETLAESCSTAEQSRVPRLSMSSRFLARRHNNRSNHSTKPPVSKVRPLMEEGQSRNIEDKTPVSPGWTERPNRADAPEKESTPTEKKKTSRSHLWRMSNPTPPKAPLLLDRATCLMKSHSAQNLASEAPHSPSLSTDLKDTRNRPQQLFLDQYTPQPSFHFSSPSSGSPQSPHSPLPWESPKLKPQHSYMNPTASSMAKSSHSSSLGEGIQVGTPPCSPSFLKGRRLSGEMDVELPLLTSSPVSAFPSTVSTSSLSALMFPLSKSPFPASPHRTATVSPTTFTHNIPPSRIPLPKQPLSPRRSLCLEVKPNSSGFGGLTRASTPTADPQCDFPGNKQARGRQLSLSLDLSLPSSLSVKSGGSVPKSANESGQVPAAKECPLLPGQAHTSSADPQPVPSITLETCKQTVNELHNSLSKTIMLYTTVLQSVQQPSEDQQQIRTLLSEALFKVKTELDSLPQLPSQCEGNQDVNQVVKGEGDKALALLEQYAELLLKSVERRLDTKT, from the exons ATGCCGGGAGATGGATTCACAATCAAAAGTCGCATCAGGAATTTGCTGCGCTCTCCCTCAACCaagcagaagaagaacaagaggGAAAACCTCAGCAGCAAG GTGACGTTGGAGAAGGTTCTGGGCATCACCGCTTCAGGAAACAGTGGTCTGGCCTGTGACCCCCAATCTGGGCTTGTGGCCTACCCTGCTGG GTGTGTGGTTGTGCTACTGAACCCCAAAAAGAACAGACAGCACCACATCATCAACACTTCAAG AAAGACCATCACAGCTCTGTCCTTCTCCCCTGATGGCAAGTACCTGGTCACAGGAGAG AGTGGTCACCTACCAGCAGTGAGACTGTGGGACGTGGCTGGGCGAAGACAGGTGGCGGAGCTCCAGGAGCACAAATATGGCGTCTCGTGCGTGGCCTTCTCTCCCAACAGTAAATACATTGTCAGCGTGGGAAACCAACATGACATGATGGTGAACGTGTGGGCCTGGAAG AAAGACGTCGTTGTCGCAGCCAACAAGGTGTCGAGTAAAGTGACTGGTGTGTCTTTCTCTGAGGACAGCTCCTACTTTGTGACTGTGGGGAACAGACACGTCAAGTTCTGGTATCTGGATCACTGCAAGGCCAGCAAG ACCAGCGCTCCCGTCCCTCTGCTGGGCCGCTCGGCGCTGCTGGGAGAGCTGCAGAACAACTTCTTCTGCGATGTGGCCTGTGGGCGGGGCTCTAAGTGTGACTCCACCTTCTGCATCACCTCCTCCGGCCTGCTGTGCGAGTTCAACGGCAAGAGGATGCTGGACAAGTGGGTGGACCTGCGG ACGAGCGTGGCCCAGTCTCTGTCCCTGTCCGAGGACATGATCTTCTGTGGCTGCGCCGACGGAACAGTGCGAGCCTTCAGCCCTGCCAACCTGCACTTTGTCTGCACGCTGCCCCGACCGCACCCCCTCCGCACTGACGTTTCGGCCATCACCGAGGCCAG CCACCTATTTTCCACCAAGGCGGATGACCGTTACCCAGCAGCCATCGCGGTAACCTACGACCCCCTCGGTCACTGGCTCAGCTGTGTGTATAACGACCACAGTCTGTATGTGTGGGATGTGAGAGATGTGAGCAGGGTGGGGAAGGTGCACTCTGCCCTGTTCCATGCTGCTTGTGTCTGGGACCTGGAG GTATTCCCAGATGTTCCCGGGGAAATGTCGGCTGGTTTGTCATCAGGCGCCTTCCTCAGTTGCTCGGCTGATAACACCATCAGACTGTGGCGCATAGACGACTGTTCTCAGACGGTTCATTTCCAGAACATCCTCAGCAGA GATCTCCTGAATATAATCTACATGGatggaaacactgcagcattACTGGATGCAGACTGCATGTCGAATGCAGATAAATCAGGGGATGGACAGATGGCAGAAAGCAGGACAGGCATCAGGACCATTTGTGTCAGTCCAGACGGCAAACACCTGGCTTCTGGAGACCGCAACGGCATGCTGAG GGTTCATGACCTCAGCTGCATGGAGGAGATTCTGAAGGTGGAGGCCCACGATGCTGAGATAATCTGTCTGGAGTACAGTAGCCCTGAAACAG GTCTGAAGCTGTTGGCCACAGCGAGCAGGGACCGTCTGATCCATGTGTTGGATGCTGAGGACGACTACAGTCTGGTGCAGACGCTCGACGAGCACTCTTCATCCATAACAGCCGTCCGCTTTGCTG CCAATGAGAACAAGGTGAGGATGATCAGCTGTGGAGCAGACAAGAGCATCTACGTCCGGACTGCACACAAG ACGGACAGAGGGACCGAGTTCAGGCGCTCCCACCATATGGTGAGGAAGGCCACGCTGTACGACATGGGTGTAGACCCCACCTGCAAGTACGCTGCAGTCGGCTGCCAAGATCGCTGCATCcg GATTTTCAACATCAGCAGTGGCAAGCAGAAGAAGCTCTATAAAGGATCGCTGAGTGAAGATGGCAGTCTGCTCAGG GTGCAGATCGATCCCTCAGGTCAATACGTGGCCACGAGCTGCTCCAATAAAAACATCAGCATCTGTGATTTCTACACAGGGGAGTGTGTCGCCACCATGTTTGGACACTCTG AGATTGTCACAGGGATGAAGTTTACCAACGACTGCAAGCATTTGATTTCTGTGTCAGgtgacag CTGTATCTTTGTGTGGCGACTGGCTCCAGAGCTGACAATCAGCATGAGAGAGCGGCTCTGCCAACTCAGACAAAACCCAAAAACGCTGTCCACAGGGACTCCAAGCCTCAG GCGGGAGGTGTACAGCGCCCCCACTCTGGGCACCATGTCCTCAGACAGTGACCAAGAGCACGAGGGGGAGGACGGGGCAGAGAACGCTGCTGACCCTAATGACCCCGAAGACAACGCAACCACAGCTTCCTCCGACAGCAGCAATGGAGAGGAGGACGCAG GAGGATCGGATGAAGGACAGGAGTGGGAGATGAAAAAG CATGAAGTCATCAACCAGGCCGCCCCGGACCCTGCTAAGCGCCCTCGCAGGCGCTGGTCTCATCGTATGGGCACTCTGGAGCTGATGGTCAAATCCATGCTGGACCTGAGGCAGCTGGAGAGCTTCTCTCACAAGAAAAGCCCTCatgaaacagagagacagagcacgTCCAGTCTGCAGGAGCCCATGGTGTGCATGCAC cagttGGAGGAGAGATCCAAGAGGCATCAGGCCTGGCCACATGCTGACTGGCTGTCCTCACAAACGTCCAAGGGCATCAAGGGGAATGACGGAGCGGTGTTGTACCCCGAGGACATTAAGGACAGCACAAGTCTACAGGGCAG TGATTACATAGTGAAGGAGCAGCACTGCAGGATGCAAGGACGAGGGATCCGCAGTGAGAGCCAGGACAGTCGCAGCCCGGACAGCGCGTGCTCCCTGGGCTTCGACAGCAGGGAGTCCAGCCTGGATGGTGTCCTGGATG ATTTTGCAGACGTGGAGTCCCTGAGCCAGGACAGCTCCGACGAGGAGGACcatgaagagagggaggaagtgaaacAAAAGGCAGAAGTCACGAGCATGGACGAGGCTCTGAGGACAGTGACCGACACTGTCGACCACAACCGAGAAGACTTCCTCAGGCAGAACTTTGAGACTCTGgcagagagctgcagcacag ctgagcagagcagagtcCCCAGGCTCAGCATGTCTTCACGCTTCCTGGCCAGACGACATAATAACAG GAGCAACCACTCCACCAAGCCTCCTGTGTCAAAAGTACGGCCCTTGATGGAAGAGGGTCAGAGCAGAAACATAGAGGACAAGACCCCAGTGTCCCCTGGCTGGACTGAGAGGCCAAA CAGGGCAGATGCTCCAGAAAAGGAGTCGACTCCCACCGAAAAGAAGAAGACGTCGAGGTCCCACCTGTGGAGGATGTCCAACCCTACTCCACCCAAAGCTCCACTCTTGCTGGACAGAGCCACGTGTTTGATGAAATCACACTCTGCTCAGAACCTGGCCTCAGAGG CTCCTCACTCCCCCTCGCTCTCCACTGACCTGAAGGACACGCGGAATAGGCCTCAGCAGCTTTTCCTGGACCAATACACCCCCCAGCCGTCCTTCCACTTTTCCTCACCTTCCTCTGGCTCTCCACAGTCTCCCCATTCCCCCTTACCATGGGAGAGTCCCAAACTCAAGCCCCAGCACTCCTACATGAACCCTACAGCCAGCTCCATGGCCAAAAGCAGCCACTCCTCCTCCCTGGGGGAAGGTATCCAGGTCGGGACGCCACCTtgctccccctccttccttaagggcaggaGGTTATCTGGGGAAATGGACGTTGAGCTCCCACTGCTCACCTCCTCTCCCGTCTCTGCTTTCCCCTCTACCGTCTCTACATCGTCATTATCTGCCTTAATGTTCCCCTTATCAAAAAGCCCCTTCCCTGCTTCTCCACATCGTACAGCTACAGTTTCACCCACTACCTTTACCCACAACATTCCACCCTCTCGCATCCCGCTGCCCAAGCAGCCTCTCAGCCCTCGTCGCAGCCTCTGCCTGGAGGTAAAACCCAACTCCAGTGGGTTTGGAGGCCTGACGAGAGCTTCCACACCCACAGCAGACCCTCAGTGTGACTTTCCAGGAAACAAACAAG CAAGAGGTCGACAACTGTCTCTAAGTTTGGATCTTTCTTTGCCAAGTTCACTGTCAGTGAAGAGTGGAGGCTCGGTTCCTAAGAG tGCCAATGAGTCAGGACAGGTGCCTGCGGCTAAAGAGTGCCCTCTGCTGCCCGGACAGGCCCACACATCGAGCGCTGACCCTCAGCCAG TTCCCTCTATCACCTTGGAAACTTGCAAGCAGACGGTTAACGAGCTTCACAACAGTCTGAGCAAGACCATCATGCTCTACACCACG GTTCTCCAGAGTGTCCAACAGCCCAGTGAGGACCAGCAGCAGATAAGGACCCTCCTGTCCGAGGCCTTGTTCAAAGTGAAGACGGAGCTGGACTCTCTGCCTCAGCTGCCCTCACAGTGCGAGGGGAACCAGGACGTGAACCAGGTGGtgaagggagagggagacaaGGCCCTCGCTCTGCTGGAGCAGTacgctgagctgctgctgaagtctGTGGAGAGGAGGCTGGATACCAAGACATGA